A genomic stretch from Microtus pennsylvanicus isolate mMicPen1 chromosome 11, mMicPen1.hap1, whole genome shotgun sequence includes:
- the LOC142859673 gene encoding N-sulfoglucosamine sulfohydrolase-like, whose protein sequence is MSYPMRSVHHQNFRLIHNLSFKMPFPIDQDFYVSPTFQDLLNRTTAGQPTGWYKDLHHYYYRERWELYDVSRDPRETQNLAADPHFSQVLEMLKAQLTKWQWETHDPWVCAPDGILEEKLTPQCRPLHNEL, encoded by the coding sequence ATGTCCTACCCCATGCGCTCGGTACACCACCAGAACTTCCGCCTCATTCACAACCTCAGCTTCAAGATGCCATTTCCCATCGACCAAGACTTCTATGTCTCGCCGACCTTCCAGGACCTCTTGAACCGAACCACAGCTGGCCAGCCCACAGGCTGGTACAAGGATCTACACCATTACTACTACCGGGAACGCTGGGAACTCTACGATGTCAGCCGGGACCCTCGAGAGACACAGAACCTGGCCGCTGACCCACacttctctcaagtgctggagatGCTGAAAGCCCAGCTGACTAAGTGGCAGTGGGAGACGCATGACCCCTGGGTGTGCGCCCCTGACGGGATCCTGGAGGAAAAGCTCACACCGCAGTGCCGACCTCTTCACAATGAGCTCTGA
- the Card14 gene encoding caspase recruitment domain-containing protein 14, which yields MAELCRTDSTLTALDEEMLWDMLESHRCKIVQSICPSRLTPYLRQAKVLGQLDEEEVLHSARFTNSAMRVGHLLDLLKARGKNGAIAFLESLKFHNPDVYTLVTGLQPDIDFSTFSGLMETSKLTECLAGAIGSLQDELAQEKAQKEVLLRRCQQLKERLASAEARAEGLRQLELDHSRMKREVSAHFHEVLKLKDEMLSLSLHYSNALREKELAATRCHSLQEELYLVKQELQRASLVSSCERESRERSLRMASDLECEGEELNRLKEENEKLRSMTFSLVEKDILEQSLDEARESKQELVDRIHSLRERAVAAERQQKQYWEEKEQTLLQFRKTQVDCELYREKMTTLQGQVAELQKERDQAYTARDGAQMEISQRLVEKDALRRRVFELTEQVCELRTQLRRLQSEPPGGPKQEAGSRELCLRGKQRLVRMHAMCPPDDSDCSLLSSTESRLWWDLTSTSSREQTDSFRSSSPMPPSQQSLYKRVAEDFLDDPESLSFSEVLEVRLPGTTGDDTDTDLEYEILDGADLSQTEDSLQESLRSLNVSESSVPVRRRPARKILSQVTVLAFKGDALLEQIGVIGGNLTGIFIHRVTPGSAADEMALRPGTQIMMVDYKPTEPSLRATLEHTTLEQAVGLLRRVNGSCYLTVKINTEGYKNLIQDLDAKVVTSGDSFYIRVNLAMQRKEGGTLHAHCNDILHVTDTMFQGQSCWHAHHVNPYTMKDLEPGTIPNYSQAQQQLLALIQDMTQRCTAPRKPSRGPQKLVRIVSVDKARVSLLSPTCDQGQPPSGREEGGSSVCFWAESCFTLAPYTLVHPRRPARPRPVIFVPRVVGKILSKKLCLLQGFKQCPAEYLSQEEYVTWAQRGDIIQEGESIGDHHWVTRHAVESLMNTSTHALLDVRLDSVCVLHKMDIFPIIIHVSVNEKMAKKLRKGLQRLGTSEEQFLEAARQEEGELDRVPCLYSSLAPDSWSDPESLLGCVRLAIADEQKRVVWTEQSPC from the exons ggcACTTGCTAGATCTGCTGAAGGCCCGAGGGAAGAATGGGGCCATCGCCTTTCTGGAAAGCCTGAAGTTCCACAACCCTGATGTGTACACCCTGGTCACCGGGCTGCAGCCTGACATCGACTTCAGCACCTTCAGCG gtctcatggagacatccAAGCTGACCGAGTGCCTGGCTGGGGCCATCGGCAGCCTGCAGGATGAGCTGGCCCAGGAGAAGGCACAAAAGGAGGTGCTGCTtcggagatgccagcagctgaaGGAGCGCCTGGCCTCGGCTGAGGCCCGTGCAGAGGGCCTGCGCCAGCTGGAGCTtgaccacagccgcatgaagcgTGAAGTCAGCGCCCACTTCCACGAGGTCCTGAAACTGAAGGATGAGATGCTGAGCCTGTCCCTGCACTACAGCAATGCACTTCGGGAGAAGGAGCTGGCTGCCACACGCTGTCACAGCCTGCAGGAGGAG CTCTACCTGGTGAAGCAGGAGCTACAGCGGGCAAGCCTTGTGTCCTCATGTGAACGGGAATCTCGAGAGAGGTCCCTGAGGATGGCCAGCGACCTGGAGTGCGAGGGAGAGGAACTGAACCGTCTTAAGGAGGAGAACGAGAAACTTCGCTCGATGACCTTCAGCCTG GTGGAGAAGGACATTCTGGAACAGAGCCTGGATGAGGCCCGGGAGAGCAAGCAAGAGCTGGTGGACCGCATCCACTCACTGCGGGAGCGAGCAGTGGCCGCAgagaggcagcagaagcag TACTGGGAGGAGAAGGAACAGACCCTACTCCAGTTCCGGAAGACCCAGGTGGACTGTGAGCTGTACCGAGAAAAGATGACCACACTGCAGGGCCAGGTGGCCGAGCTGCAGAAGGAACGTGACCAG GCATACACAGCAAGGGATGGGGCCCAGATGGAGATTTCTCAGCGCCTGGTGGAGAAGGATGCCCTGCGAAGGAGAGTGTTCGAGCTGACAGAACAGGTCTGCGAGCTGCGCACTCAGCTGCGCAGGCTACAGTCAGAGCCCCCAGGAGGA CCTAAGCAGGAAGCTGGAAGCAGGGAACTCTGTCTCCGGGGGAAGCAGCGGCTTGTGAGGATGCATGCCATGTGCCCACCCGATGACAGCGACTGCAGCCTCCTCAGCTCCACTGAG TCCCGGCTGTGGTGGGACCTGACTTCCACATCCAGTCGTGAGCAGACGGACAGCTTCCGCTCCAGCAGCCCCATGCCTCCCAGCCAGCAGTCCCTGTACAAGCGGGTGGCAGAGGACTTCCTGGACGACCCTGAGTCTCTAAG CTTCTCAGAAGTCCTGGAGGTGCGCCTTCCGGGGACTACAGGGGACGACACAGACACAGACCTGGAGTATGAGATACTGGATGGAgcag ATCTCTCCCAgacagaggacagcctgcaggagTCTTTACGGAGTCTAAATGTCTCAGAGAG CAGTGTCCCCGTGAGGCGGAGACCAGCTCGCAAGATCCTGAGCCAGGTCACAGTGCTGGCATTCAAAGGGGATGCCTTGCTGGAACAAATAGGTGTCATTGGCGGGAACCTCACCGGTATCTTCATTCACCGAGTCACCCCAGGCTCTGCAGCTGATGAGATGGCCTTGCGTCCCGGCACCCAGATCATGATG GTGGATTATAAGCCGACGGAGCCATCACTGAGAGCCACTCTGGAGCACACGACTCTGGAGCAGGCTGTGGGGCTTCTCAGGAGGGTGAACGGTTCCTGCTACCTGACTGTGAAGATCAACACTGAAG GTTATAAGAACCTAATTCAGGACCTAGATGCCAAAGTGGTGACCTCTGGGGATTCTTTCTACATCCGGGTCAACCTGGccatgcagaggaaggaagggggaacgCTACACGCACACTGCAATGATATCCTGCATGTCACTGACACCATGTTCCAAGGCCAAAGCTGCTGGCATGCCCATCACGTGAACCcctacaccatgaaagacctggaGCCTGGTACCATCCCCAACTATTCACA GGCTCAGCAGCAGCTCCTGGCCCTTATCCAGGACATGACTCAACGGTGCACAGCTCCCCGCAAG CCTTCCAGAGGACCGCAGAAGTTAGTAAGAATTGTCAGTGTGGACAAAGCCAGAGTCAGTCTTCTGTCTCCGACCTGTGACCAAGGACAGCCTCCTTCAGGCAGGGAGGAAG GTGGCTCCAGCGTGTGCTTCTGGGCAGAGAGCTGCTTCACCCTGGCCCCATACACCCTGGTGCACCCCCGCAGACCTGCCCGGCCCCGGCCTGTGATCTTCGTGCCCAGAGTAGTTGGGAAGATCCTGAGCAAAAAGCTCTGCCTCCTCCAAGGCTTTAAGCAGTGTCCGGCAG AGTACTTGAGCCAGGAGGAGTATGTCACCTGGGCCCAGAGAGGGGATATCATCCAGGAGGGAGAGTCGATAGGGGACCACCATTGGGTCACCCGTCATGCTGTGGAGTCCCTCATGAATACG AGCACCCATGCCCTGCTGGATGTCCGGCTGGACAGTGTCTGTGTCCTGCACAAGATGGACATTTTCCCCATCATCATCCATGTTTCTGTCAATGAGAAGATGGCAAAGAAACTCAG GAAGGGCCTGCAGCGGCTTGGCACCTCGGAGGAGCAGTTCCTCGAGGCGGCCCGGCAGGAGGAGGGGGAACTGGACAGAGTGCCCTGTCTGTACAGCAGCCTGGCCCCTGACAGCTGGAGTGACCCGGAGAGTCTGCTCGGTTGTGTGCGCCTGGCCATTGCAGATGAGCAGAAGAGAGTGGTGTGGACAGAGCAGAGCCCCTGCTGA